In one window of Canis lupus baileyi chromosome 12, mCanLup2.hap1, whole genome shotgun sequence DNA:
- the MOV10 gene encoding helicase MOV-10 isoform X3 has protein sequence MMPVRAGGAPCPASPTYTPYLRDNSPRRKARGGGRGRGRGRAARFRAAFRPRLSGGGAAGPAPARPRPPRAPAPALCSPAFAEVPRPWGVGGGAAPAEARTSSRAARGPRAVAATAFWPEARGGSLGFISADPPAWAAAAAAMPSKFSCRQLRETGQRFESFLVERGLDMETDRERLRTVYNWDFKISFGTPAPGFSSMLYGMKIANLAYVTKTRVRFFRLDRWANVWFPEKRRVRLGSDVSKHRKSLLAKIFYDRAEYLHGKHGVDVEVQGPHEARDGQLLIRLDLNRKEVLTLRLRNGGTQPVTLTHLFPLCRTPQFSFYDGDQELPCPLGPGDCYELHVHCKTSFVGYFPATVLWELLGPGEPGSEGAGTFYIARFLAAVAHSPLAAQLKPTTPFKRTRITGNPVVTSRIEEGERPDRAKGYDLELSMALGTYYPPPRLRQLLPILLQDTSIFTAPKEIAEIKAQLETALQWRSYEVKFRLLLHLEELQMEHDIRHYDLESVPMTWDPVDQNPRLLTLEVPGVTESRPSVLRGDHLFALLSSETHQEDPVTYKGFVHKVELDRVKLSFSTSLLSRFVDGLTFKVNFTFNRQPLRVQHRALELTGRWPLWPMLFPVASRGVPLLPSDVKLKLYDRSLESNPEQLQAMKYIIMGTTRPAPYIIFGPPGTGKTVTLVEAIKQVWEINATLCNRSHNQVCPVPLPLEPEKPLPTLLITPQVVKHLPKAHILACAPSNSGADLLCQRLRVHLPSSIYRLLAPSRDIRMVPEDIKPCCNWDAKKGDYVFPAKKKLQEYRVLITTLITASRLVSAQFPIDHFTHIFIDEAGHSMEPESLVAIAGLMEVKETDNPGGQLVLAGDPRQLGPVLRSPLTQKHGLGYSLLERLLTYNALYKKGSNGYNPQFITKLLRNYRSHPTILDIPNQLYYEGELQACADVVDRERFCHWEGLPRQVEKIRHCITKLDKELRGLDDIKDLKVGSVEEFQGQERSVILISTVRSSQSFVQLDLDFNLGFLKNPKRFNVAVTRAKALLIVVGNPLLLGHDPDWKVFLEFCKENGGYTGCPFPAKLDLQQGQNLLQGLSKLRPSTSGAGGRRWPVPASRARVEERALKTQQTAFSHQPSLNHPHTPAPEPCLNPSPAALPLQRTGRLGEGVYNPSHSTPSPLLGRMTHQAANNWGKREEEKLKTKSCSMQKPPCLLCLAPSGLVAFLSSQMDPSREGGTVPLCLWPYPS, from the exons ATGATGCCTGTCCGTGCCGGCGGAGCCCCCTGTCCCGCCTCCCCCACGTACACACCTTATCTCAGAGACAACTCCCCGCGTCGGAaagcccggggaggggggagggggagggggagggggcgtgcCGCTCGCTTCCGCGCTGCTTTCCGTCCCCGGCTGTCTGGGGGAGGTGCTGCAGGACctgccccggcccggccgcggccaccccgggccccggcccctgcccttTGCTCTCCCGCTTTTGCAGAAGTACCGAGGCCCTGGGGGGTAGGCGGGGGAGCAGCCCCGGCGGAGGCTCGGACGTCCTCCCGGGCGGCTCGGGGGCCCCGGGCGGTGGCCGCGACCGCTTTCTGGCCAGAAGCCAGGGGAGGGAGCTTGGG TTTCATTTCCGCGGACCCTCCTGCCTgggccgcagccgccgccgcgaTGCCCAGCAAGTTCAGCTGCCGGCAGCTCCGGGAGACGGGCCAGCGCTTCGAGAGTTTCCTGGTCGAGCGGGGACTGGACATGGAGACTGATCGCGAGCGGCTGCGGACCGTTTACAACTGGGATTTCAAGATCAG CTTCGGGACCCCTGCCCCTGGCTTCTCATCCATGCTGTATGGAATGAAGATCGCAAATCTGGCCTACGTCACCAAGACTCGGGTCAGGTTCTTCAGACTCGACCGCTGGGCCAACGTGTGGTTCCCAGAAAAGAGGAGAGTGAGGCTGGGGTCAGACGTCAGCAAACACCGCAAGTCACTACTGGCCAAGATCTTCTACGACag ggcTGAGTATCTTCACGGGAAACATGGGGTGGACGTGGAGGTCCAGGGGCCCCATGAAGCCCGAGATGGGCAGCTCCTTATCCGCCTGGATTTGAACCGCAAGGAGGTGCTGACCTTGAGGCTTCGGAATGGAGGGACCCAGCCCGTCACCCTCACTCACCTTTTCCCGCTCTGCCGGACCCCCCAGTTCTCCTTCTACGATGGGGAccaggagctgccctgccccctgggcCCCG GCGACTGCTATGAGCTGCACGTCCACTGCAAGACCAGCTTCGTGGGCTACTTCCCGGCCACGGTGCTCTGGGAGCTGCTGGGCCCCGGGGAGCCGGGTTCAGAAGGAGCTGGCACTTTCTACATCGCCCGCTTCTTGGCTGCCGTGGCCCACAGCCCCCTGGCCGCACAGCTGAAGCCCACGACTCCCTTCAAGCGGACCCGGATCACTGGAAACCCTGTGGTGACCAGCCGgatagaggaaggagagagacctGACCG TGCTAAGGGCTATGACCTGGAGCTGAGTATGGCGCTGGGGACTTACTACCCACCCCCTCGTCTCCGGCAGCTGCTCCCAATCCTTCTTCAGGACACAAGTATCTTCACTGCCCCAAAGGAGATTGCTGAGATCAA gGCCCAGCTGGAGACAGCCCTGCAGTGGAGAAGCTACGAAGTGAAGTTCCGGCTGCTGCTGCACCTGGAGGAGCTGCAAATGGAGCATGACATCCGGCACTATGACCTGGAGTCAGTGCCCATGACCTGGGACCCCGTAGACCAGAACCCCAGGCTGCTCACACTGGAG GTTCCCGGGGTGACCGAGAGCCGCCCCTCAGTGCTACGGGGTGACCACCTGTTCGCACTTCTGTCCTCTGAGACACATCAGGAGGACCCTGTCACCTACAAGGGCTTTGTACACAAGGTGGAATTGGACCGTGTCAAGCTGAGCTTTTCCACGAG CCTCCTGAGCCGCTTTGTGGATGGGCTGACCTTCAAGGTGAACTTCACCTTCAACCGCCAGCCCCTGCGCGTGCAGCACCGCGCCCTGGAGCTCACAGGCCGCTGGCCGCTGTGGCCCATGCTCTTTCCCGTGGCCTCCCGTGGGGTCCCGCTGCTGCCCTCGGATGTGAAGCTCAA GCTGTACGACCGCAGTCTGGAGTCGAACCCCGAGCAGCTGCAAGCCATGAAGTACATCATTATGGGCACTACCCGCCCAGCCCCCTACATCATCTTTGGGCCTCCAGGCACTGGCAAGACTGTCACCCTAGTGGAAGCCATTAAGCAG GTCTGGGAGATAAATGCCACCCTGTGCAACAGGAGTCACAACCAAGTCTGCCCCGTACCCCTCCCTCTGGAACCAGAGAAGCCACTTCCCACACTACTTATCACCCCCCAGGTGGTAAAGCACTTGCCCAAAGCCCACATCTTGGCCTGCGCTCCATCCAACTCAGGAGCTGACCTTCTCTGTCAGCGGCTCCGGGTCCACCTGCCCAGCTCCATCTACCGCCTCCTGGCCCCTAGCAGGGACATTCGCATGGTGCCCGAAGACATAAAG CCCTGCTGTAACtgggatgcaaagaaaggggatTATGTGTTTCCCGCCAAGAAGAAGCTGCAGGAATATCGTGTCTTAATTACCACCCTCATCACGGCCAGCAG ATTGGTCTCTGCTCAATTCCCCATCGATCACTTCACACACATCTTCATCGATGAGGCTGGCCACTCCATGGAGCCCGAGAGTCTGGTGGCCATAgcag GGCTGATGGAAGTCAAGGAGACAGACAATCCAGGAGGGCAGCTGGTGCTGGCAGGAGACCCTAGGCAGCTGGGGCCCGTGCTGCGCTCCCCACTGACCCAGAAGCATGGCCTGGGGTACTCACTGCTGGAGCGGCTGCTGACCTACAATGCCCTGTACAAGAAGGGCTCCAATGGCTATAACCCCCAGTTCATAACCAAGCTGCTACGCAATTACAG GTCCCACCCCACCATACTGGATATCCCTAACCAACTCTATTACGAAGGGGAGCTGCAGGCCTGTGCCGACGTAGTGGACCGAGAGCGCTTCTGCCACTGGGAGGGTCTACCGCGACAG GTGGAAAAAATCCGTCATTGCATCACCAAACTTGACAAGGAGCTTCGAGGACTGGATGACATCAAAGACTTGAAG GTGGGCTCCGTGGAAGAGTTCCAAGGCCAGGAACGCAGCGTCATTCTCATCTCCACCGTGCGGAGCAGTCAGAGCTTTGTGCAGCTGGACCTGGACTTTAACCTGGGTTTCCTCAAGAACCCCAAG agGTTCAACGTGGCAGTGACCCGCGCCAAGGCCTTGCTCATCGTGGTGGGCAACCCACTCCTCCTGGGCCACGACCCCGACTGGAAAGT ATTCCTGGAGTTCTGTAAAGAAAACGGGGGCTACACCGGCTGCCCCTTCCCGGCCAAACTGGACCTCCAGCAAGGACAGAACCTCCTGCAGGGTCTGAGCAAGCTCCGGCCCTCTACCTCAG GAGCGGGAGGAAGAAGATGGCCTGTCCCTGCAAGTAGAGCCCGAGTGGAGGAACGAGCTCTGAAGACACAGCAGACCGCTTTCTCACACCAGCCAAGCCTTAACCACCCGCAcacccctgccccagagccctgCCTGAACCCAAGCCCAGCGGCACTGCCCCTCCAAAGGACCGGAAGGCTGGGGGAGGGAGTTTACAACCCAAGCcattccaccccctcccccctacTGGGGAGAATGACACACCAAGCTGCTAACAattgggggaagagggaggaagaaaaactgaaaacaaaatcttGTTCTATGCAAAAGCCTCCTTGTCTCCTCTGCCTGGCCCCCTCTGGCCTTGTGGCCTTCCTGAGCTCCCAGATGGACCCCAGCCGGGAGGGTGGCACTGTCCCACTCTGCCTCTGGCCATACCCTTCCTAG
- the MOV10 gene encoding helicase MOV-10 isoform X5 — MMPVRAGGAPCPASPTYTPYLRDNSPRRKARGGGRGRGRGRAARFRAAFRPRLSGGGAAGPAPARPRPPRAPAPALCSPAFAEVPRPWGVGGGAAPAEARTSSRAARGPRAVAATAFWPEARGGSLGFISADPPAWAAAAAAMPSKFSCRQLRETGQRFESFLVERGLDMETDRERLRTVYNWDFKISFGTPAPGFSSMLYGMKIANLAYVTKTRVRFFRLDRWANVWFPEKRRVRLGSDVSKHRKSLLAKIFYDRAEYLHGKHGVDVEVQGPHEARDGQLLIRLDLNRKEVLTLRLRNGGTQPVTLTHLFPLCRTPQFSFYDGDQELPCPLGPGDCYELHVHCKTSFVGYFPATVLWELLGPGEPGSEGAGTFYIARFLAAVAHSPLAAQLKPTTPFKRTRITGNPVVTSRIEEGERPDRAKGYDLELSMALGTYYPPPRLRQLLPILLQDTSIFTAPKEIAEIKAQLETALQWRSYEVKFRLLLHLEELQMEHDIRHYDLESVPMTWDPVDQNPRLLTLEVPGVTESRPSVLRGDHLFALLSSETHQEDPVTYKGFVHKVELDRVKLSFSTSLLSRFVDGLTFKVNFTFNRQPLRVQHRALELTGRWPLWPMLFPVASRGVPLLPSDVKLKLYDRSLESNPEQLQAMKYIIMGTTRPAPYIIFGPPGTGKTVTLVEAIKQVWEINATLCNRSHNQVCPVPLPLEPEKPLPTLLITPQVVKHLPKAHILACAPSNSGADLLCQRLRVHLPSSIYRLLAPSRDIRMVPEDIKPCCNWDAKKGDYVFPAKKKLQEYRVLITTLITASRLVSAQFPIDHFTHIFIDEAGHSMEPESLVAIAGLMEVKETDNPGGQLVLAGDPRQLGPVLRSPLTQKHGLGYSLLERLLTYNALYKKGSNGYNPQFITKLLRNYRSHPTILDIPNQLYYEGELQACADVVDRERFCHWEGLPRQGFPIIFHGVMGKDEREGNSPSFFNPEEAATVTSYLKLLLAPSSKKGKARLSPRSVGVISPYRKQVEKIRHCITKLDKELRGLDDIKDLKVGSVEEFQGQERSVILISTVRSSQSFVQLDLDFNLGFLKNPKRFNVAVTRAKALLIVVGNPLLLGHDPDWKVFLEFCKENGGYTGCPFPAKLDLQQGQNLLQGLSKLRPSTSGPQSHDYPPQEREEEDGLSLQVEPEWRNEL, encoded by the exons ATGATGCCTGTCCGTGCCGGCGGAGCCCCCTGTCCCGCCTCCCCCACGTACACACCTTATCTCAGAGACAACTCCCCGCGTCGGAaagcccggggaggggggagggggagggggagggggcgtgcCGCTCGCTTCCGCGCTGCTTTCCGTCCCCGGCTGTCTGGGGGAGGTGCTGCAGGACctgccccggcccggccgcggccaccccgggccccggcccctgcccttTGCTCTCCCGCTTTTGCAGAAGTACCGAGGCCCTGGGGGGTAGGCGGGGGAGCAGCCCCGGCGGAGGCTCGGACGTCCTCCCGGGCGGCTCGGGGGCCCCGGGCGGTGGCCGCGACCGCTTTCTGGCCAGAAGCCAGGGGAGGGAGCTTGGG TTTCATTTCCGCGGACCCTCCTGCCTgggccgcagccgccgccgcgaTGCCCAGCAAGTTCAGCTGCCGGCAGCTCCGGGAGACGGGCCAGCGCTTCGAGAGTTTCCTGGTCGAGCGGGGACTGGACATGGAGACTGATCGCGAGCGGCTGCGGACCGTTTACAACTGGGATTTCAAGATCAG CTTCGGGACCCCTGCCCCTGGCTTCTCATCCATGCTGTATGGAATGAAGATCGCAAATCTGGCCTACGTCACCAAGACTCGGGTCAGGTTCTTCAGACTCGACCGCTGGGCCAACGTGTGGTTCCCAGAAAAGAGGAGAGTGAGGCTGGGGTCAGACGTCAGCAAACACCGCAAGTCACTACTGGCCAAGATCTTCTACGACag ggcTGAGTATCTTCACGGGAAACATGGGGTGGACGTGGAGGTCCAGGGGCCCCATGAAGCCCGAGATGGGCAGCTCCTTATCCGCCTGGATTTGAACCGCAAGGAGGTGCTGACCTTGAGGCTTCGGAATGGAGGGACCCAGCCCGTCACCCTCACTCACCTTTTCCCGCTCTGCCGGACCCCCCAGTTCTCCTTCTACGATGGGGAccaggagctgccctgccccctgggcCCCG GCGACTGCTATGAGCTGCACGTCCACTGCAAGACCAGCTTCGTGGGCTACTTCCCGGCCACGGTGCTCTGGGAGCTGCTGGGCCCCGGGGAGCCGGGTTCAGAAGGAGCTGGCACTTTCTACATCGCCCGCTTCTTGGCTGCCGTGGCCCACAGCCCCCTGGCCGCACAGCTGAAGCCCACGACTCCCTTCAAGCGGACCCGGATCACTGGAAACCCTGTGGTGACCAGCCGgatagaggaaggagagagacctGACCG TGCTAAGGGCTATGACCTGGAGCTGAGTATGGCGCTGGGGACTTACTACCCACCCCCTCGTCTCCGGCAGCTGCTCCCAATCCTTCTTCAGGACACAAGTATCTTCACTGCCCCAAAGGAGATTGCTGAGATCAA gGCCCAGCTGGAGACAGCCCTGCAGTGGAGAAGCTACGAAGTGAAGTTCCGGCTGCTGCTGCACCTGGAGGAGCTGCAAATGGAGCATGACATCCGGCACTATGACCTGGAGTCAGTGCCCATGACCTGGGACCCCGTAGACCAGAACCCCAGGCTGCTCACACTGGAG GTTCCCGGGGTGACCGAGAGCCGCCCCTCAGTGCTACGGGGTGACCACCTGTTCGCACTTCTGTCCTCTGAGACACATCAGGAGGACCCTGTCACCTACAAGGGCTTTGTACACAAGGTGGAATTGGACCGTGTCAAGCTGAGCTTTTCCACGAG CCTCCTGAGCCGCTTTGTGGATGGGCTGACCTTCAAGGTGAACTTCACCTTCAACCGCCAGCCCCTGCGCGTGCAGCACCGCGCCCTGGAGCTCACAGGCCGCTGGCCGCTGTGGCCCATGCTCTTTCCCGTGGCCTCCCGTGGGGTCCCGCTGCTGCCCTCGGATGTGAAGCTCAA GCTGTACGACCGCAGTCTGGAGTCGAACCCCGAGCAGCTGCAAGCCATGAAGTACATCATTATGGGCACTACCCGCCCAGCCCCCTACATCATCTTTGGGCCTCCAGGCACTGGCAAGACTGTCACCCTAGTGGAAGCCATTAAGCAG GTCTGGGAGATAAATGCCACCCTGTGCAACAGGAGTCACAACCAAGTCTGCCCCGTACCCCTCCCTCTGGAACCAGAGAAGCCACTTCCCACACTACTTATCACCCCCCAGGTGGTAAAGCACTTGCCCAAAGCCCACATCTTGGCCTGCGCTCCATCCAACTCAGGAGCTGACCTTCTCTGTCAGCGGCTCCGGGTCCACCTGCCCAGCTCCATCTACCGCCTCCTGGCCCCTAGCAGGGACATTCGCATGGTGCCCGAAGACATAAAG CCCTGCTGTAACtgggatgcaaagaaaggggatTATGTGTTTCCCGCCAAGAAGAAGCTGCAGGAATATCGTGTCTTAATTACCACCCTCATCACGGCCAGCAG ATTGGTCTCTGCTCAATTCCCCATCGATCACTTCACACACATCTTCATCGATGAGGCTGGCCACTCCATGGAGCCCGAGAGTCTGGTGGCCATAgcag GGCTGATGGAAGTCAAGGAGACAGACAATCCAGGAGGGCAGCTGGTGCTGGCAGGAGACCCTAGGCAGCTGGGGCCCGTGCTGCGCTCCCCACTGACCCAGAAGCATGGCCTGGGGTACTCACTGCTGGAGCGGCTGCTGACCTACAATGCCCTGTACAAGAAGGGCTCCAATGGCTATAACCCCCAGTTCATAACCAAGCTGCTACGCAATTACAG GTCCCACCCCACCATACTGGATATCCCTAACCAACTCTATTACGAAGGGGAGCTGCAGGCCTGTGCCGACGTAGTGGACCGAGAGCGCTTCTGCCACTGGGAGGGTCTACCGCGACAG GGCTTTCCCATCATCTTTCACGGCGTCATGGGCAAGGACGAGCGTGAGGGCAATAGCCCATCATTCTTCAACCCCGAAGAGGCTGCCACTGTGACCTCCTACCTGAAGCTGCTCCTGGCCCCCTCCTCCAAGAAGGGCAAAGCCCGCCTGAGCCCCCGAAGTGTGGGTGTCATCTCTCCCTATCGGAAGCAG GTGGAAAAAATCCGTCATTGCATCACCAAACTTGACAAGGAGCTTCGAGGACTGGATGACATCAAAGACTTGAAG GTGGGCTCCGTGGAAGAGTTCCAAGGCCAGGAACGCAGCGTCATTCTCATCTCCACCGTGCGGAGCAGTCAGAGCTTTGTGCAGCTGGACCTGGACTTTAACCTGGGTTTCCTCAAGAACCCCAAG agGTTCAACGTGGCAGTGACCCGCGCCAAGGCCTTGCTCATCGTGGTGGGCAACCCACTCCTCCTGGGCCACGACCCCGACTGGAAAGT ATTCCTGGAGTTCTGTAAAGAAAACGGGGGCTACACCGGCTGCCCCTTCCCGGCCAAACTGGACCTCCAGCAAGGACAGAACCTCCTGCAGGGTCTGAGCAAGCTCCGGCCCTCTACCTCAG GGCCCCAAAGTCATGACTACCCCCCCCAGGAGCGGGAGGAAGAAGATGGCCTGTCCCTGCAAGTAGAGCCCGAGTGGAGGAACGAGCTCTGA
- the MOV10 gene encoding helicase MOV-10 isoform X12: MMPVRAGGAPCPASPTYTPYLRDNSPRRKARGGGRGRGRGRAARFRAAFRPRLSGGGAAGPAPARPRPPRAPAPALCSPAFAEVPRPWGVGGGAAPAEARTSSRAARGPRAVAATAFWPEARGGSLGFISADPPAWAAAAAAMPSKFSCRQLRETGQRFESFLVERGLDMETDRERLRTVYNWDFKISFGTPAPGFSSMLYGMKIANLAYVTKTRVRFFRLDRWANVWFPEKRRVRLGSDVSKHRKSLLAKIFYDRAEYLHGKHGVDVEVQGPHEARDGQLLIRLDLNRKEVLTLRLRNGGTQPVTLTHLFPLCRTPQFSFYDGDQELPCPLGPGDCYELHVHCKTSFVGYFPATVLWELLGPGEPGSEGAGTFYIARFLAAVAHSPLAAQLKPTTPFKRTRITGNPVVTSRIEEGERPDRAKGYDLELSMALGTYYPPPRLRQLLPILLQDTSIFTAPKEIAEIKAQLETALQWRSYEVKFRLLLHLEELQMEHDIRHYDLESVPMTWDPVDQNPRLLTLEVPGVTESRPSVLRGDHLFALLSSETHQEDPVTYKGFVHKVELDRVKLSFSTSLLSRFVDGLTFKVNFTFNRQPLRVQHRALELTGRWPLWPMLFPVASRGVPLLPSDVKLKLYDRSLESNPEQLQAMKYIIMGTTRPAPYIIFGPPGTGKTVTLVEAIKQVVKHLPKAHILACAPSNSGADLLCQRLRVHLPSSIYRLLAPSRDIRMVPEDIKPCCNWDAKKGDYVFPAKKKLQEYRVLITTLITASRLVSAQFPIDHFTHIFIDEAGHSMEPESLVAIAGLMEVKETDNPGGQLVLAGDPRQLGPVLRSPLTQKHGLGYSLLERLLTYNALYKKGSNGYNPQFITKLLRNYRSHPTILDIPNQLYYEGELQACADVVDRERFCHWEGLPRQVEKIRHCITKLDKELRGLDDIKDLKVGSVEEFQGQERSVILISTVRSSQSFVQLDLDFNLGFLKNPKRFNVAVTRAKALLIVVGNPLLLGHDPDWKVFLEFCKENGGYTGCPFPAKLDLQQGQNLLQGLSKLRPSTSGPQSHDYPPQEREEEDGLSLQVEPEWRNEL; this comes from the exons ATGATGCCTGTCCGTGCCGGCGGAGCCCCCTGTCCCGCCTCCCCCACGTACACACCTTATCTCAGAGACAACTCCCCGCGTCGGAaagcccggggaggggggagggggagggggagggggcgtgcCGCTCGCTTCCGCGCTGCTTTCCGTCCCCGGCTGTCTGGGGGAGGTGCTGCAGGACctgccccggcccggccgcggccaccccgggccccggcccctgcccttTGCTCTCCCGCTTTTGCAGAAGTACCGAGGCCCTGGGGGGTAGGCGGGGGAGCAGCCCCGGCGGAGGCTCGGACGTCCTCCCGGGCGGCTCGGGGGCCCCGGGCGGTGGCCGCGACCGCTTTCTGGCCAGAAGCCAGGGGAGGGAGCTTGGG TTTCATTTCCGCGGACCCTCCTGCCTgggccgcagccgccgccgcgaTGCCCAGCAAGTTCAGCTGCCGGCAGCTCCGGGAGACGGGCCAGCGCTTCGAGAGTTTCCTGGTCGAGCGGGGACTGGACATGGAGACTGATCGCGAGCGGCTGCGGACCGTTTACAACTGGGATTTCAAGATCAG CTTCGGGACCCCTGCCCCTGGCTTCTCATCCATGCTGTATGGAATGAAGATCGCAAATCTGGCCTACGTCACCAAGACTCGGGTCAGGTTCTTCAGACTCGACCGCTGGGCCAACGTGTGGTTCCCAGAAAAGAGGAGAGTGAGGCTGGGGTCAGACGTCAGCAAACACCGCAAGTCACTACTGGCCAAGATCTTCTACGACag ggcTGAGTATCTTCACGGGAAACATGGGGTGGACGTGGAGGTCCAGGGGCCCCATGAAGCCCGAGATGGGCAGCTCCTTATCCGCCTGGATTTGAACCGCAAGGAGGTGCTGACCTTGAGGCTTCGGAATGGAGGGACCCAGCCCGTCACCCTCACTCACCTTTTCCCGCTCTGCCGGACCCCCCAGTTCTCCTTCTACGATGGGGAccaggagctgccctgccccctgggcCCCG GCGACTGCTATGAGCTGCACGTCCACTGCAAGACCAGCTTCGTGGGCTACTTCCCGGCCACGGTGCTCTGGGAGCTGCTGGGCCCCGGGGAGCCGGGTTCAGAAGGAGCTGGCACTTTCTACATCGCCCGCTTCTTGGCTGCCGTGGCCCACAGCCCCCTGGCCGCACAGCTGAAGCCCACGACTCCCTTCAAGCGGACCCGGATCACTGGAAACCCTGTGGTGACCAGCCGgatagaggaaggagagagacctGACCG TGCTAAGGGCTATGACCTGGAGCTGAGTATGGCGCTGGGGACTTACTACCCACCCCCTCGTCTCCGGCAGCTGCTCCCAATCCTTCTTCAGGACACAAGTATCTTCACTGCCCCAAAGGAGATTGCTGAGATCAA gGCCCAGCTGGAGACAGCCCTGCAGTGGAGAAGCTACGAAGTGAAGTTCCGGCTGCTGCTGCACCTGGAGGAGCTGCAAATGGAGCATGACATCCGGCACTATGACCTGGAGTCAGTGCCCATGACCTGGGACCCCGTAGACCAGAACCCCAGGCTGCTCACACTGGAG GTTCCCGGGGTGACCGAGAGCCGCCCCTCAGTGCTACGGGGTGACCACCTGTTCGCACTTCTGTCCTCTGAGACACATCAGGAGGACCCTGTCACCTACAAGGGCTTTGTACACAAGGTGGAATTGGACCGTGTCAAGCTGAGCTTTTCCACGAG CCTCCTGAGCCGCTTTGTGGATGGGCTGACCTTCAAGGTGAACTTCACCTTCAACCGCCAGCCCCTGCGCGTGCAGCACCGCGCCCTGGAGCTCACAGGCCGCTGGCCGCTGTGGCCCATGCTCTTTCCCGTGGCCTCCCGTGGGGTCCCGCTGCTGCCCTCGGATGTGAAGCTCAA GCTGTACGACCGCAGTCTGGAGTCGAACCCCGAGCAGCTGCAAGCCATGAAGTACATCATTATGGGCACTACCCGCCCAGCCCCCTACATCATCTTTGGGCCTCCAGGCACTGGCAAGACTGTCACCCTAGTGGAAGCCATTAAGCAG GTGGTAAAGCACTTGCCCAAAGCCCACATCTTGGCCTGCGCTCCATCCAACTCAGGAGCTGACCTTCTCTGTCAGCGGCTCCGGGTCCACCTGCCCAGCTCCATCTACCGCCTCCTGGCCCCTAGCAGGGACATTCGCATGGTGCCCGAAGACATAAAG CCCTGCTGTAACtgggatgcaaagaaaggggatTATGTGTTTCCCGCCAAGAAGAAGCTGCAGGAATATCGTGTCTTAATTACCACCCTCATCACGGCCAGCAG ATTGGTCTCTGCTCAATTCCCCATCGATCACTTCACACACATCTTCATCGATGAGGCTGGCCACTCCATGGAGCCCGAGAGTCTGGTGGCCATAgcag GGCTGATGGAAGTCAAGGAGACAGACAATCCAGGAGGGCAGCTGGTGCTGGCAGGAGACCCTAGGCAGCTGGGGCCCGTGCTGCGCTCCCCACTGACCCAGAAGCATGGCCTGGGGTACTCACTGCTGGAGCGGCTGCTGACCTACAATGCCCTGTACAAGAAGGGCTCCAATGGCTATAACCCCCAGTTCATAACCAAGCTGCTACGCAATTACAG GTCCCACCCCACCATACTGGATATCCCTAACCAACTCTATTACGAAGGGGAGCTGCAGGCCTGTGCCGACGTAGTGGACCGAGAGCGCTTCTGCCACTGGGAGGGTCTACCGCGACAG GTGGAAAAAATCCGTCATTGCATCACCAAACTTGACAAGGAGCTTCGAGGACTGGATGACATCAAAGACTTGAAG GTGGGCTCCGTGGAAGAGTTCCAAGGCCAGGAACGCAGCGTCATTCTCATCTCCACCGTGCGGAGCAGTCAGAGCTTTGTGCAGCTGGACCTGGACTTTAACCTGGGTTTCCTCAAGAACCCCAAG agGTTCAACGTGGCAGTGACCCGCGCCAAGGCCTTGCTCATCGTGGTGGGCAACCCACTCCTCCTGGGCCACGACCCCGACTGGAAAGT ATTCCTGGAGTTCTGTAAAGAAAACGGGGGCTACACCGGCTGCCCCTTCCCGGCCAAACTGGACCTCCAGCAAGGACAGAACCTCCTGCAGGGTCTGAGCAAGCTCCGGCCCTCTACCTCAG GGCCCCAAAGTCATGACTACCCCCCCCAGGAGCGGGAGGAAGAAGATGGCCTGTCCCTGCAAGTAGAGCCCGAGTGGAGGAACGAGCTCTGA